From a region of the Petrotoga olearia DSM 13574 genome:
- a CDS encoding BMP family ABC transporter substrate-binding protein: MKRFTFFVFIVFLFSFTVFAVPQKIAYVINGSLGDQSFYDSGYAGIKQLENDYGVQTRVIECNFDPSLYYPSLLTAARWADVVFVISYGFEEELKTIATQFANKIFVNIDTVVEDEQGIISNVDYIEEEGAFMAGVVAGIVTTMTELEGINPQKLIGAVGGDDDIVIRSFVYGYEQGAHYIDPEIEVRTIYVGSWDDPAKGKQAALQLYSQGVDVIFQIASLTGMGVLQAAQEVGKYAIGVDSNQNGLAPGYVITSDLKEVGKSIELVFKDIVDGRYEPGTLYKLGLKSGAVSLAIDEYTYKILPKETVEKILQIQKNVVDGKIVVKEYRE; this comes from the coding sequence ATGAAAAGATTCACATTTTTTGTGTTCATTGTATTTCTCTTCTCTTTCACAGTTTTTGCAGTACCACAAAAGATTGCCTACGTAATAAACGGTTCCCTGGGTGATCAATCCTTTTATGATTCTGGTTACGCTGGCATAAAACAGCTGGAAAATGATTACGGGGTTCAAACAAGGGTAATTGAATGCAATTTTGATCCTTCACTATATTATCCAAGTTTACTCACAGCCGCAAGGTGGGCAGATGTTGTATTTGTAATCTCTTATGGTTTTGAAGAAGAATTAAAAACCATAGCAACACAATTTGCAAATAAAATATTCGTAAATATTGACACCGTAGTTGAAGATGAACAAGGTATAATATCAAACGTTGATTATATTGAAGAGGAAGGGGCTTTCATGGCTGGTGTTGTAGCAGGTATCGTTACAACAATGACAGAATTGGAGGGAATAAATCCCCAAAAACTTATAGGAGCAGTAGGTGGAGATGACGATATAGTAATAAGATCCTTTGTATATGGTTATGAACAAGGAGCACATTACATAGATCCGGAAATTGAAGTAAGAACAATATACGTAGGAAGTTGGGATGACCCCGCAAAAGGGAAACAAGCTGCTTTACAACTTTATTCTCAGGGCGTGGATGTAATATTTCAAATTGCAAGTTTAACAGGTATGGGAGTTTTACAAGCCGCACAAGAAGTTGGGAAATATGCTATTGGAGTAGATTCAAATCAAAACGGTCTCGCCCCGGGTTACGTCATCACCAGCGATCTCAAAGAAGTTGGAAAATCTATTGAACTAGTTTTTAAAGACATAGTAGATGGGAGATATGAGCCCGGTACGTTGTACAAACTCGGATTAAAATCCGGAGCGGTAAGCTTGGCAATCGATGAGTACACATATAAGATTCTTCCTAAAGAAACTGTAGAAAAAATATTACAGATTCAGAAAAATGTTGTGGATGGAAAGATTGTAGTTAAAGAGTATAGAGAATAA
- a CDS encoding LacI family DNA-binding transcriptional regulator yields MNRHVTIKDIAKEAGVSISTVSRVVNSSLPVKKETKEKVLKAIEKLNYYPDSLARSLRVGYTKTIGIIIPNIANPFFATIVRGAEDFLRSKGFSLIICNSDNDFVEEKNYLKH; encoded by the coding sequence ATGAATAGACATGTAACCATAAAAGATATAGCCAAAGAAGCTGGAGTTTCCATATCAACTGTTTCAAGGGTAGTAAACAGTTCCTTACCAGTAAAAAAAGAAACCAAAGAAAAAGTTTTAAAGGCAATTGAAAAGTTAAATTATTATCCTGATTCTCTTGCCAGGAGTTTAAGAGTTGGGTACACCAAGACAATCGGTATTATCATTCCAAATATTGCCAACCCTTTTTTTGCAACTATAGTAAGAGGGGCAGAAGATTTTCTAAGATCAAAAGGTTTTTCTTTAATTATATGCAATTCGGATAACGACTTTGTTGAAGAAAAAAATTATTTAAAACATTGA
- a CDS encoding ABC transporter permease translates to MKSLNKILTGIVGIALSFLAGAILIKLQGNSPIDAYRALFDYGLVSWFSLSSTLNNATPLILTGMAAAIAFSSNVVNLGEPGQLIVGALTAALLGYYLPIPGIMGIIIVLLISGIVGGLYGGLAGVLKKYYKMDEFITTLMLNFIADYFTLYLATYPFLDKNSYVPATPMIKREFFLPTINGINISFFIAIFMVFVSFFVVTYLKKGYEWRMMGYNYNFSKIGGCKNEENLIWVMFYTGFLSGLAGALLILGGTQHRFIKGIGANYGWDGVMLAIVGGNGVVETSVFAIFFGFLKAGGIGMEFEVSIPSEFTMVLQAIIVLLVVATRSTISYYSDKIRASLKAKRVVKSSE, encoded by the coding sequence ATGAAAAGTTTGAACAAAATACTAACAGGAATCGTTGGCATAGCCTTATCTTTTCTTGCAGGTGCGATTTTGATCAAACTTCAGGGGAATTCCCCTATTGATGCTTATCGGGCATTATTTGATTACGGCTTAGTTTCATGGTTTTCTCTTTCTTCAACTTTAAACAATGCTACCCCATTGATTTTAACGGGTATGGCCGCAGCAATAGCCTTCAGTTCAAACGTAGTGAATCTTGGAGAACCTGGGCAACTGATTGTTGGAGCTTTGACCGCAGCACTTTTGGGATACTATCTCCCAATACCTGGAATCATGGGAATAATTATTGTTTTGCTAATTTCTGGTATCGTTGGTGGTTTATATGGTGGTTTGGCTGGTGTACTAAAAAAATATTATAAAATGGATGAATTTATAACAACTTTAATGTTGAATTTCATAGCTGATTACTTTACCTTGTATCTGGCAACCTATCCATTTTTGGATAAAAACTCTTATGTTCCTGCTACTCCTATGATAAAAAGAGAATTTTTTCTTCCCACTATAAACGGAATAAATATCAGTTTTTTCATAGCGATTTTTATGGTCTTTGTTTCTTTCTTTGTTGTGACTTATCTAAAAAAAGGTTACGAATGGCGGATGATGGGATACAATTATAATTTTTCAAAGATTGGCGGATGTAAAAATGAAGAAAATTTAATCTGGGTTATGTTTTATACAGGTTTCCTTTCCGGGTTAGCGGGGGCTTTGTTGATATTGGGTGGAACTCAACATAGGTTTATTAAAGGAATCGGAGCAAACTATGGTTGGGATGGGGTAATGCTTGCCATAGTTGGAGGTAACGGTGTCGTTGAAACATCAGTTTTTGCAATATTCTTCGGATTTCTTAAAGCAGGTGGAATAGGTATGGAATTCGAGGTATCCATACCTTCTGAATTCACAATGGTTCTTCAGGCTATAATCGTGTTATTGGTTGTTGCAACAAGGAGTACGATATCTTACTACAGCGATAAAATTAGGGCTTCTCTGAAAGCAAAAAGAGTGGTGAAATCCTCTGAGTGA
- a CDS encoding MFS transporter, translating into MSKLTQKVINLLIFSSISSSFWAIYKVVFNLFLRDLGYTNQFIGRMTSFEMLGAAILGILIGILGDRIGKKKMIIISSIGFGILLLIRSTFPYKNILLVLGFLNGGFMTSRRLLLDSYLMDVTDSSTRGPAFGYNFAIFMVSGVLGNFIGGFMGEYLGLRLTLYITGVCYAISPILLRKLPESVRDKRVTLKKVLDFSQYNKEEKYILKYYLLRTAAISFGAGLFVNFGNIIYKDLFNMSPSLIGISLSIAQFGAAAGSAVSPLLGKKFGPFKYTFILNGIVIPLIISLGFIRNPFIFIGIYALRFTFTNMTNPVETSSVLSALPKNRVTSIYSLRNAANFLTRSLAAFIFGIVSVLPSGYTFLFLISSVFYTAALIFMYKLFVPLRKNGVLHQLYSNNS; encoded by the coding sequence GTGAGTAAACTGACTCAAAAGGTTATTAATTTGCTCATTTTTTCCTCCATAAGTAGCTCTTTTTGGGCTATTTATAAAGTTGTTTTTAATTTATTTTTAAGAGATTTGGGTTATACAAACCAGTTCATTGGTCGAATGACCTCTTTTGAAATGTTGGGGGCTGCTATCTTAGGGATTTTAATAGGAATTCTTGGGGATAGAATTGGAAAGAAAAAAATGATCATTATATCTTCCATAGGTTTTGGTATTCTATTGTTGATAAGAAGTACTTTTCCTTATAAAAATATTTTATTAGTCCTTGGATTCTTGAACGGTGGATTTATGACTTCTAGAAGGTTACTCTTGGATTCTTATTTGATGGATGTTACAGATAGTTCAACCCGGGGGCCTGCTTTTGGATATAATTTTGCTATTTTTATGGTTAGTGGTGTTTTAGGGAACTTCATAGGTGGCTTTATGGGAGAATATTTGGGTTTAAGGTTAACTCTATATATAACAGGGGTATGTTATGCCATATCACCCATATTATTAAGAAAATTACCCGAAAGCGTTAGAGATAAAAGAGTTACCCTTAAAAAAGTTTTAGATTTTTCCCAGTACAACAAAGAAGAAAAATACATTTTAAAATACTATCTTTTAAGAACAGCAGCGATATCTTTTGGAGCAGGACTGTTTGTCAATTTTGGAAATATTATATACAAAGACCTGTTCAACATGTCTCCTTCTTTGATAGGTATATCTTTATCAATTGCACAATTTGGAGCTGCCGCAGGCTCTGCCGTTTCGCCACTGCTTGGAAAAAAGTTCGGTCCTTTTAAATATACATTCATTTTAAATGGGATAGTTATTCCTTTGATTATAAGTTTAGGATTTATTCGAAACCCTTTTATTTTTATTGGTATTTACGCTTTAAGGTTTACTTTCACTAATATGACTAACCCTGTGGAAACATCCTCTGTTTTGAGTGCACTACCAAAAAATAGAGTCACATCGATATATAGCCTTAGAAACGCTGCTAATTTTTTGACAAGGTCTTTGGCTGCATTCATATTTGGAATAGTAAGTGTACTGCCAAGTGGTTATACTTTCTTGTTCTTAATTAGCTCCGTGTTTTATACTGCTGCGCTTATTTTCATGTATAAACTATTCGTTCCTTTAAGAAAAAACGGCGTTTTACATCAGTTGTACAGTAATAATTCATAA
- a CDS encoding ABC transporter ATP-binding protein yields the protein MSYVQMEDIYKVYPPDVLALEGVNFSLERGEIHSIIGENGAGKSTLMKILYGMVPPSSGEIYINNKEQKITNPNVAIKLGIGMVHQEFMLVPSFKVYENVVLGLEKTKNFGFIDKEKILNELEEITKKFSLVVDLQGTTSNLSVATQQKVEILKLLYRKVDTLIFDEPTAVLTPQETQQLFKEIRNIRDTGKTIVFISHKLEEVLEISDIITVMRRGKIISTLKNDNLSKGELAKMMVGKEVMVTVKKVPKEPGKEIFKCENLTVASNKTKINLLSNINIVIRSGEIVGLAGVEGNGQYELVQTIIGEIYPHHGKIYIGDKNITELPIRKRRRLIGYIPADRKRYGLALNAALTENLSMTHHLGENLSKFKYIMDWKKAKKFAKGLIKQYNILSRSINDLPKSLSGGNQQKLIVAREFSLDAPFLLLDQPTRGLDVGSIEYVHNVILEMREQGKGIMMISADLDELLSMCDRLYVVRKGEIVAELDPKIHSKEEVGEYMLGAKL from the coding sequence ATGTCATACGTACAAATGGAAGATATATATAAAGTATATCCACCTGATGTTTTAGCCTTGGAAGGAGTGAATTTCTCATTAGAAAGAGGAGAAATTCACTCTATTATAGGAGAAAACGGGGCCGGAAAAAGCACGTTGATGAAGATCTTATACGGTATGGTACCTCCATCCAGTGGTGAGATCTATATCAATAATAAAGAACAAAAAATAACTAACCCAAACGTAGCTATCAAACTTGGTATAGGAATGGTTCACCAAGAATTTATGCTTGTTCCTTCTTTTAAGGTATACGAGAATGTTGTTTTGGGTTTGGAAAAAACAAAAAATTTCGGTTTCATAGATAAAGAAAAAATATTAAATGAGTTAGAAGAGATTACCAAAAAGTTTAGTTTGGTTGTTGATTTACAAGGAACAACTTCTAACCTCTCTGTCGCAACTCAACAAAAAGTGGAGATCCTAAAATTGTTGTATAGAAAGGTCGACACGTTGATTTTTGATGAACCAACAGCGGTATTAACCCCTCAAGAAACTCAGCAACTATTCAAAGAGATAAGAAATATTAGAGATACAGGCAAAACCATTGTTTTTATCAGTCATAAATTGGAAGAAGTATTGGAAATCTCAGATATTATAACAGTTATGAGAAGAGGAAAAATTATCTCAACTTTAAAAAACGATAACCTTTCAAAAGGCGAATTGGCGAAAATGATGGTAGGCAAAGAAGTTATGGTTACAGTAAAGAAAGTCCCAAAAGAACCAGGTAAAGAGATTTTTAAATGTGAAAATTTAACCGTTGCTTCGAATAAAACAAAGATAAACCTATTGTCAAACATCAATATTGTTATTAGATCAGGGGAGATAGTGGGTTTAGCAGGTGTCGAAGGTAATGGTCAATACGAGCTTGTACAAACAATAATTGGTGAAATTTATCCACACCACGGAAAAATATATATAGGAGATAAAAATATCACAGAGCTCCCCATCAGAAAAAGAAGAAGACTAATAGGTTATATCCCTGCTGACAGAAAAAGATATGGCTTAGCTTTGAACGCTGCTTTAACAGAAAATCTTTCCATGACACACCACTTAGGTGAAAATTTATCAAAATTTAAATATATCATGGATTGGAAAAAGGCCAAAAAATTTGCAAAGGGTTTGATCAAACAATACAACATCCTTTCAAGAAGTATAAACGATCTTCCCAAAAGTCTTTCTGGAGGTAATCAGCAGAAATTAATAGTTGCTCGTGAATTCAGCCTCGATGCACCATTTTTGCTCTTGGACCAACCAACCAGGGGCTTAGATGTTGGTTCAATAGAATATGTTCATAACGTTATTCTTGAGATGAGAGAACAAGGGAAAGGGATTATGATGATCTCTGCAGATCTAGATGAACTTTTATCTATGTGCGATAGGTTATACGTTGTACGAAAAGGAGAAATAGTCGCTGAATTAGACCCCAAAATTCACTCAAAAGAAGAAGTTGGCGAGTACATGTTGGGGGCCAAATTATGA
- a CDS encoding ribokinase — protein sequence MIAVIGSSNMDIVFNVEHFTVPGETQKALSLDFYFGGKGANQAVAAAMLSEKPAYFCSCLGDDEYGNQISQNFKKYKIEGYYVQKNEKTGRAYIEVEKSGENRIIIFSGANDNVDKNKIDKFFDKYGNEIDICLLQNEIPMQSVEYAISKLKEKGITIIYDPAPVGNTKIESLKDIDFLTPNNKEFMFLCEKARETASRQIRIDFDENNLGKSMLEFKRISKVKNLIVKMGDKGVVYIDEAENFGKIEPLKVNAVDSTGAGDVFNGAFAVAFSETKDLQKSLIFANTAAAISVERKGAQSSIPKREEVLKRFL from the coding sequence ATGATCGCTGTAATTGGTAGCAGTAACATGGATATAGTATTCAACGTTGAACATTTTACAGTTCCTGGAGAAACGCAAAAAGCCCTTTCATTAGATTTTTATTTTGGTGGCAAAGGGGCGAATCAAGCCGTTGCAGCCGCTATGTTATCTGAAAAGCCTGCTTACTTTTGTAGCTGCTTAGGTGATGACGAGTATGGGAACCAAATTTCTCAAAATTTTAAAAAGTATAAAATCGAAGGTTATTATGTACAGAAGAATGAAAAAACAGGTAGGGCTTATATAGAGGTCGAGAAAAGTGGCGAGAATAGGATAATTATTTTCTCCGGTGCTAACGATAATGTAGATAAGAATAAAATAGATAAGTTTTTTGATAAATATGGTAATGAAATAGATATTTGTTTATTGCAGAATGAAATTCCCATGCAAAGTGTCGAGTATGCTATTTCTAAGTTAAAAGAAAAAGGAATAACTATTATATACGATCCTGCCCCTGTCGGAAATACAAAGATAGAAAGTTTGAAGGATATAGATTTTTTAACTCCCAACAATAAAGAGTTTATGTTCCTTTGTGAAAAAGCAAGGGAAACAGCCTCACGGCAGATAAGGATAGATTTCGACGAAAACAATCTAGGTAAATCAATGCTTGAATTCAAAAGAATTAGTAAGGTAAAAAATTTGATTGTGAAGATGGGAGACAAAGGTGTTGTATACATCGACGAAGCTGAAAACTTTGGGAAAATTGAGCCTCTAAAAGTAAACGCAGTTGATAGTACTGGAGCTGGAGATGTCTTCAATGGTGCTTTTGCTGTAGCTTTTTCAGAAACAAAGGATTTACAGAAAAGCCTTATTTTTGCCAATACCGCTGCTGCAATCTCTGTTGAAAGAAAAGGAGCCCAGTCTTCTATCCCAAAAAGGGAAGAAGTATTAAAACGTTTTTTATGA
- a CDS encoding ADP-ribosylglycohydrolase family protein, which yields MKAWQNEFNRRRNAKPKKDHIEKWEDVEKMNVFPKEILVTLWDSKVPGSNAPESLIVGAVQSVENMGKNVNQAELLLDKGFEALENKEYSKLKAITSEIFFSLSKAHSLDNNEYEKYDRPLKWEDLSISFPKQKSNNIDNLKDKIHGGWLGQLAGGSMGTKFEGYTHDALEKTYSDQLGTYIGEVSTINDDVTYELIFLKTYEEKGEKISSKDLATNWISYIPFGWSAELIALENIKRGIFPPESGFFNNPFQEWIGAQMRCMVHGLLRPGDPYNAAKLAFIDSQVSHSGNGIYGGIHSAVMTSLAFSEKDPRKIIEKSFDYIPENTEFKKVVSNVVKYCQTNHDWINVLRKIEDDFQRYNWVHLYPNTASVLTSLWFGEGDFDKTMKIASSFGYDVDCNAGEVGTILGVIYGANDFPSYWSDPLKDTLETYLPDFSKTKISTLAEWTFQLTN from the coding sequence ATGAAGGCATGGCAAAACGAATTTAATAGAAGAAGAAACGCAAAACCAAAAAAAGATCACATCGAAAAATGGGAAGATGTAGAAAAAATGAATGTTTTTCCAAAAGAGATATTAGTAACCCTTTGGGATAGTAAAGTTCCAGGTTCTAACGCCCCAGAATCACTCATAGTTGGTGCGGTCCAATCTGTAGAAAATATGGGGAAAAACGTAAACCAAGCGGAGTTATTGCTAGATAAAGGATTTGAAGCATTAGAAAATAAAGAGTATTCTAAATTAAAGGCTATAACCTCAGAAATTTTCTTTTCCCTTTCTAAAGCCCATTCATTAGACAATAACGAATATGAAAAGTATGATAGACCTTTGAAATGGGAAGATCTCTCTATCTCTTTTCCTAAGCAAAAATCTAATAATATTGATAATCTAAAAGACAAGATTCATGGTGGTTGGTTAGGCCAACTTGCAGGTGGATCTATGGGGACCAAATTTGAAGGATATACCCATGATGCGTTGGAAAAAACATACTCTGATCAATTAGGTACTTACATAGGTGAGGTTTCAACGATTAACGACGATGTAACCTATGAATTGATTTTTCTCAAAACTTACGAAGAGAAAGGGGAAAAGATCTCTTCAAAAGATTTAGCAACAAATTGGATATCGTACATACCTTTTGGATGGAGTGCTGAGTTGATAGCTCTTGAAAATATAAAAAGAGGGATATTCCCTCCTGAGTCAGGATTTTTTAACAACCCTTTTCAAGAATGGATTGGAGCACAGATGAGATGTATGGTTCATGGTTTATTGCGTCCTGGAGATCCATACAATGCTGCCAAGTTAGCTTTCATAGATTCACAAGTATCCCATAGTGGTAACGGTATATACGGAGGTATACATAGTGCCGTTATGACATCGTTGGCTTTCTCTGAAAAAGATCCAAGAAAAATAATCGAGAAATCATTTGATTATATCCCCGAAAATACTGAATTTAAAAAAGTCGTAAGTAATGTAGTAAAATATTGTCAAACAAATCATGATTGGATCAACGTCCTCAGAAAAATAGAAGATGATTTTCAAAGATATAACTGGGTTCATCTGTATCCCAACACCGCCTCTGTTTTAACTTCTTTGTGGTTTGGGGAAGGAGATTTTGATAAAACTATGAAGATCGCATCTTCTTTCGGTTACGACGTTGATTGTAATGCCGGTGAAGTAGGCACGATATTAGGGGTCATATATGGTGCAAACGATTTTCCTTCTTATTGGTCAGACCCTTTGAAAGACACGTTAGAAACTTATTTACCAGATTTCTCAAAAACAAAAATATCCACATTGGCAGAATGGACATTTCAATTAACCAATTAA
- a CDS encoding RNA-guided endonuclease InsQ/TnpB family protein — MLKTYKFRLYPTNEQIHKLNEHFGHTRFVYNLFLEFVNNAYKNTKTSMVNYNIWCKILTVLKRSEKYHWLKEVNAQSLQQSIKDLESGFKRFFKKQAKHPKFKKKSSRQSFRVPQHIQLYENENNDKYGIIFLPKFKEGIKVRVHRKIDPNAKIKNCTFIKTTTGKYFVSITFEVEGSYPERYIDYENSIGMDMGLKDSVVLSDGTKYPAPKVLSKYERKLKHAYKKFSSKEQGSKNWDKAKLEVAKVHEKIKNTREDFLHKLTKEISENQADVFVVETLNIRGMLKNHHLAKSISDSGWYQFKTFLKYKAERLGKKVIEIGMFEPSSKTCSVCGYKNGGLKLSDREWICPECGTKHDRDINAAVNIRKSGLEQLATV, encoded by the coding sequence ATGCTAAAAACATATAAGTTTAGGTTGTATCCAACAAACGAGCAAATACACAAACTTAACGAGCATTTTGGACATACTCGATTTGTCTACAACCTATTCTTAGAATTTGTTAACAATGCCTACAAAAATACTAAAACGTCTATGGTTAACTACAACATATGGTGTAAAATATTGACAGTTCTTAAAAGATCTGAAAAATATCATTGGTTAAAAGAAGTTAATGCTCAATCTCTACAACAGTCTATAAAAGATTTAGAGAGTGGGTTTAAACGTTTCTTCAAGAAACAAGCTAAGCATCCTAAATTTAAAAAGAAATCAAGTAGACAATCTTTTAGAGTTCCTCAACATATACAACTGTATGAAAATGAAAATAATGATAAATACGGTATTATATTCTTACCAAAGTTTAAAGAAGGTATTAAAGTAAGAGTACATCGAAAAATAGATCCAAATGCAAAGATAAAAAATTGTACTTTCATTAAAACTACAACAGGTAAGTATTTTGTATCTATAACATTTGAAGTCGAAGGTTCTTACCCCGAAAGATATATAGACTATGAGAACTCAATTGGTATGGATATGGGATTGAAAGATTCTGTTGTATTATCCGATGGAACAAAGTATCCAGCTCCTAAAGTTTTGTCTAAGTACGAAAGGAAATTAAAACACGCATATAAAAAGTTTTCAAGCAAAGAACAAGGTTCTAAGAATTGGGACAAAGCAAAATTAGAAGTTGCTAAAGTACATGAGAAAATTAAGAATACACGAGAGGATTTTTTACATAAACTAACGAAGGAAATCAGTGAGAACCAAGCTGATGTCTTCGTTGTAGAAACTCTCAATATAAGAGGCATGTTAAAGAATCACCACTTAGCTAAAAGTATCTCAGATTCAGGATGGTATCAATTCAAAACGTTCCTAAAATACAAAGCAGAGAGATTAGGTAAAAAGGTAATCGAAATAGGAATGTTTGAACCTTCGTCTAAGACTTGTAGTGTATGTGGGTATAAGAACGGAGGTTTAAAACTTTCTGATAGAGAATGGATATGTCCTGAATGTGGAACTAAACATGATAGAGATATAAATGCTGCCGTTAATATCAGAAAGTCTGGATTAGAACAGCTAGCCACTGTTTGA
- a CDS encoding ABC transporter permease — translation MGGTFTYYANVFNIAMEGMMLIGAFFGVLGSYFFQSWAMGMLFAVISGAVVSLIFSVFALYLKTDEFLTGIGINMLALGGTTYLLRNIFDVKGAFISPRIESLPTWDIPILNKIPILSEILNNHPFIVYLAILLALLIEVIIFHTKFGLRLRATGEDPETTRSLGISPNNMKFVSILLSGILSSLAGIFLSLGYVTLFSENMSNGRGWISLAIIILVKGRPLGILLMSLLFGFFESVTFTLQNFNIPSQITSMLPYVITLVVLFLYSFNKSKREK, via the coding sequence TTGGGCGGGACTTTTACCTATTACGCTAACGTATTCAACATTGCTATGGAAGGTATGATGCTCATCGGTGCCTTCTTCGGAGTTTTGGGTAGTTATTTTTTTCAAAGTTGGGCAATGGGCATGTTGTTTGCAGTCATTTCCGGAGCTGTTGTTTCTCTTATTTTTTCTGTATTTGCACTGTACCTCAAAACGGACGAATTTCTAACAGGAATCGGCATAAATATGCTTGCTTTGGGTGGAACTACGTATCTTTTAAGGAATATTTTCGATGTAAAAGGTGCCTTCATATCTCCAAGGATAGAATCTCTTCCAACATGGGATATACCTATTTTAAATAAAATTCCTATACTTTCAGAAATATTGAACAATCATCCCTTTATTGTTTACTTGGCAATACTTTTAGCTTTGTTGATAGAAGTTATAATATTTCATACGAAATTCGGTCTCAGACTTAGAGCAACAGGGGAAGATCCAGAAACAACTAGATCTTTAGGCATTAGCCCTAATAATATGAAGTTTGTCTCTATACTACTTTCGGGCATACTTTCTTCCTTAGCTGGAATATTCTTATCCTTAGGCTATGTTACCCTTTTCAGCGAAAATATGTCAAACGGCAGAGGATGGATATCTTTGGCTATAATAATCTTGGTAAAAGGTCGTCCTTTAGGAATACTTTTAATGTCTTTGTTGTTCGGATTTTTTGAAAGTGTGACTTTCACTCTTCAAAACTTTAATATCCCATCACAAATCACTTCCATGTTACCTTATGTAATTACTTTGGTAGTCTTATTTCTATACAGTTTCAACAAAAGCAAAAGAGAAAAATGA